One Gossypium hirsutum isolate 1008001.06 chromosome A11, Gossypium_hirsutum_v2.1, whole genome shotgun sequence genomic window carries:
- the LOC107924444 gene encoding pentatricopeptide repeat-containing protein At2g31400, chloroplastic, which yields MASTPPHCSITASTKSYKNHQHPKNHFKNHQNNHRNHPLPRKFSLSNPLPSPCNAAKHTATAASASTVRAPLSQVSTPFPSLDPDFSGRRSTRFVSKMHLGRPKTSINTRHTSIAEEVLQLALHNALAGLESILVSFESKLSGSDDYTFLLRELGNRSEYEKAIKCFNFAVRREARRTEQGKLATAMISILGRLGKVELARGIFHTALNEGYGKTVYAFSALISAFGRSGYCDEALKVFDSMKNYGLKPNLVIYNAVIDACGKGGLEFKRVVEIFDEMLRSGVQPDRITFNSLLAVCSRGGLWEAARNLFSEMVDRGIDRDIFTYNTFLDAVCKGGQMDLAFEIMAEMPAKNIFPNVITYSTMVDGYAKAGRFDDALNLFNEMKFLGIGLDRVSYNTLLSIYAKLGRFEEALDICREMEDSGMRRDVVTYNALLGGYGKQGKYDEVRALFDEMKAQKVSPNLLTYSTVIDVYSKGGLYDEAMDVFREFKWAGLKADVVLYSALIDALCKNGLVESAVSLLDEMTKEGIRPNVVTYNSIIDAFGRSATSEHVFDAGGIPESQADSSSSLVIKQCIHGKAVDREDNRIVKIFGQLAAEKGGQAKKDCGGKREILCILGIFQRMHELEIRPNVVTFSAILNACSRCDSFEDASMLLEELRLFDNQVYGVAYGLLMGYRENVWIQAQSLFDEVKLMDSSTASAFYNALTDMLWHFGQKRGAQLVVLEGKRRQVWDNVWSNSCLDLHLMSSGAARAMVHSWLLNIHSTVFEGHELPKLLSILTGWGKHSKVVGDGALRRAVEALLTGMGAPFQLAKCNLGRFVSTGPVVTAWLRESGTKNLLVLHDNRTQPENTRFEEISNLQTLTL from the exons ATGGCGTCAACGCCACCGCACTGTTCAATCACAGCTTCAACAAAGTCCTACAAGAACCATCAACACccaaaaaatcatttcaaaaacCACCAGAATAACCACCGCAATCATCCTCTTCCCCGAAAGTTTTCCCTTTCCAACCCGCTTCCTTCACCTTGCAATGCAGCGAAACACACCGCCACCGCAGCATCCGCCTCCACCGTCCGTGCTCCCCTCTCGCAGGTCTCCACCCCTTTCCCTTCCCTCGATCCCGATTTCTCTGGCCGCCGGTCGACTCGGTTTGTCTCAAAAATGCACTTGGGCCGTCCCAAAACCAGTATCAACACTCGCCACACCTCTATAGCTGAAGAAGTCCTTCAACTCGCCTTACATAACGCTCTAGCTGGCCTTGAAAGCATTCTCGTCTCCTTTGAATCTAAGCTTAGCGGCTCCGATGACTACACTTTCTTGCTTCGAGAGCTTGGAAACAGAAGTGAGTATGAAAAAGCCATTAAATGTTTTAACTTCGCGGTTAGAAGGGAGGCCAGGAGAACTGAACAAGGGAAATTAGCTACTGCCATGATTAGTATTCTTGGTAGATTAGGAAAAGTGGAACTTGCCAGGGGCATCTTCCATACTGCTTTAAATGAGGGTTATGGAAAGACTGTTTATGCTTTCTCTGCTCTAATTAGTGCTTTCGGAAGAAGTGGGTATTGTGATGAGGCCTTAAAGGTTTTCGATTCCATGAAAAACTATGGGTTGAAGCCTAATCTAGTTATTTATAATGCTGTGATTGATGCTTGTGGGAAAGGAGGATTGGAGTTTAAAAGAGTCGTGGAGATTTTTGATGAGATGTTAAGGAGCGGTGTGCAGCCAGATCGAATCACTTTTAATTCCTTGCTTGCGGTTTGTAGTAGAGGGGGTTTATGGGAGGCTGCTAGGAATTTGTTTAGTGAGATGGTTGATAGAGGGATTGATCGAGATATTTTCACTTATAATACATTTTTGGATGCAGTTTGTAAAGGTGGACAAATGGATTTGGCTTTTGAGATTATGGCAGAAATGCCTGCTAAAAACATTTTCCCTAATGTTATTACCTATAGTACTATGGTTGATGGGTATGCAAAGGCTGGTAGATTTGATGATGCACTCAATTTGTtcaatgaaatgaaatttttgggtATTGGTTTGGATAGAGTTTCATATAATACTTTGCTTTCTATTTATGCAAAGCTTGGTAGGTTTGAGGAGGCTCTAGATATTTGCAGGGAGATGGAGGATTCAGGGATGAGGAGGGATGTTGTTACTTACAATGCACTTTTGGGTGGATACGGGAAACAAGGAAAGTATGATGAAGTTAGAGCACTGTTTGATGAAATGAAAGCTCAAAAGGTGTCACCTAATTTATTAACTTACTCCACAGTGATTGATGTGTATTCGAAGGGTGGTTTGTATGACGAGGCTATGGATGTTTTTAGGGAGTTTAAGTGGGCAGGATTGAAGGCTGATGTTGTACTATACAGTGCATTAATTGATGCTTTATGCAAGAATGGGTTGGTGGAATCTGCTGTATCCTTGCTTGATGAGATGACAAAGGAAGGAATTAGGCCTAATGTTGTTACATACAATTCTATCATTGATGCTTTTGGTCGGTCTGCAACTTCAGAACATGTGTTTGATGCTGGTGGGATCCCTGAGTCACAAGCTGACTCTTCTTCTTCATTGGTCATCAAGCAATGTATTCATGGCAAGGCAGTAGATAGGGAGGATAACCGGATTGTAAAAATTTTTGGGCAGCTGGCTGCTGAAAAAGGAGGCCAAGCAAAGAAGGATTGTGGTGGCAAGCGGGAAATCTTGTGCATCTTGGGAATTTTTCAGAGGATGCATGAGCTAGAAATTAGACCAAATGTTGTCACCTTCTCAGCCATCCTAAACGCATGCAG TCGCTGTGATTCCTTCGAGGATGCTTCAATGTTGTTGGAAGAGCTCCGGTTGTTTGATAATCAGGTCTATGGTGTTGCCTATGGTCTTCTTATGGGCTATAGGGAGAATGTTTGGATCCAGGCTCAGTCCCTATTTGATGAAGTGAAGTTGATGGACTCTTCAACTGCTTCTGCCTTTTATAATGCTCTGACTGACATGCTGTGGCACTTTGGTCAG AAACGGGGAGCCCAGCTGGTTGTGCTTGAAGGAAAACGCCGGCAAGTGTGGGACAATGTATGGTCTAATTCTTGCTTAGATTTGCATCTTATGTCCTCTGGTGCGGCTAGAGCAATGGTGCATTCATGGTTGTTAAACATACATTCTACTGTTTTTGAAGGTCATGAATTGCCAAAGCTGTTAAG CATTTTGACAGGTTGGGGCAAACATAGCAAAGTAGTCGGTGATGGTGCACTAAGGCGAGCTGTTGAGGCACTCCTCACTGGCATGGGTGCACCCTTTCAGCTTGCTAAGTGTAACTTAGGTAGATTCGTCTCGACAGGTCCTGTAGTTACAGCCTGGTTAAGAGAATCTGGCACCAAAAACTTGCTTGTTCTTCATGATAATAGAACACAGCCTGAAAACACAAGGTTTGAAGAAATCTCAAATTTACAGACACTTACTTTATAG